One Gelria sp. Kuro-4 DNA segment encodes these proteins:
- a CDS encoding ribosomal L7Ae/L30e/S12e/Gadd45 family protein, whose amino-acid sequence MALDGLRAAKKKTVGTKQTLKAVEKGLARRVYVARDAEAHIIAPLLELCASRGTPCEYAESMRELGRACGIQVGAAAAGIIE is encoded by the coding sequence ATGGCACTGGACGGTTTGCGGGCGGCGAAGAAAAAGACCGTTGGAACCAAGCAGACGCTCAAGGCGGTGGAAAAGGGTCTGGCCCGCCGGGTCTACGTAGCCAGGGACGCTGAAGCCCACATCATTGCTCCGCTCCTGGAGCTGTGTGCCAGCCGGGGTACTCCCTGCGAGTACGCCGAGAGCATGCGCGAGCTGGGCCGGGCCTGCGGCATTCAAGTAGGTGCGGCGGCAGCAGGTATCATCGAGTAG
- the rpsG gene encoding 30S ribosomal protein S7: MPRRGHVGRRAVQPDPIYGSPMVTRLINKVLLSGKKSTAEKICYEALETVREKTGKNPLDVFEQAVKNVTPIVEVRARRVGGANYQVPVEVRPERRMSLAMRWIVDYARRRGERTMKEKLAAEIMDAANGTGGAVKKREDTHKMAEANKAFAHYRW, from the coding sequence ATGCCAAGGCGAGGCCATGTGGGGCGGCGCGCGGTGCAACCGGACCCCATTTATGGGAGCCCGATGGTTACGCGCCTCATCAACAAAGTGCTCCTCAGCGGCAAAAAGAGCACGGCGGAGAAAATCTGCTACGAGGCTCTTGAGACCGTGCGGGAGAAGACGGGCAAAAATCCGCTCGATGTTTTCGAACAGGCGGTTAAAAACGTCACACCCATCGTCGAGGTAAGGGCGCGCCGGGTGGGCGGTGCCAACTACCAGGTGCCGGTGGAGGTGCGCCCGGAGCGGCGCATGTCGCTGGCTATGCGCTGGATTGTGGACTATGCCAGAAGGCGCGGCGAACGCACCATGAAGGAAAAGCTGGCGGCGGAGATTATGGACGCGGCGAACGGCACGGGCGGCGCTGTGAAAAAGCGGGAAGACACGCACAAGATGGCTGAGGCCAACAAGGCCTTTGCTCACTACCGGTGGTAA
- the rpoB gene encoding DNA-directed RNA polymerase subunit beta, producing MLHPVRGHAGARHSFAKLVDVLELPNLIEVQRSSYQWFLDEGLRETFQEVSPIQDFTGNLILEFVDYSLGEPKYSVDECKERDVTYAAPLRIRVRLHNKETGEVKEQEVFMGDFPLMTDKGTFIINGAERVVVSQLVRSPGAYFARTTEQGKELFGATLMPNRGAWLEFETDAGDLIGVRVDRTRKIPVTVLLRALGYSTDGRILELFDDDARIRATLERDNTKSEEEALVEIYKRLRPGEPPTVDSARTLLESLFFDPKRYDLAAVGRYKLNKKLKLNIPQDVRILTREDIVATIRYLLALKDGKGKTDDIDHLGNRRLRSVGELLQNQFRIGLARMERVVRERMTIQDVDIITPQALINIRPVVASVKEFFGSSQLSQFMDQTNPLAELTHKRRLSALGPGGLSRERAGFEVRDVHYSHYGRMCPIETPEGPNIGLIGSLSTYARINQYGFIETPYRKVDKERGVVTDEVVYLTADEEDEYVIAQANEPLTPDGRFANSKVTVRDGELIIEVPSDRVDLMDVSPKQLVSVATALIPFLEHDDANRALMGSNMQRQAVPLLVPESPYVGTGMEDKTAYDSGVLVTARRAGVVVRVTADEVVVRAEDGTLDRYRLQKFLRSNQGTCINQRPIVFKGERVEAGTVLADGPATAQGELALGRNVLCAFMPWEGYNYEDAILISERLVKDDVFTSIHIEEYECDARDTKLGPEEITRDIPNVGEEALKDLDEHGIIRTGAEVRPGDILVGKVTPKGETELTAEERLLRAIFGEKAREVRDTSLRVPHGEAGIVVDVKIFSRENGDELAPGINQLVRVYIAQKRKISEGDKMAGRHGNKGVIARILPEEDMPFLPDGTPVQIILNPLGVPSRMNIGQVLETHLGWAANTLGFKVATPVFDGAREEEIIGFLKKAGLPEDGKLELRDGRTGEPFENRITVGYVYMLKLAHLVDDKIHARSTGPYSLVTQQPLGGKAQFGGQRFGEMEVWALEAYGAAYTLQELLTVKSDDVVGRVKTYEAVVKGDNVPEPGVPESFKVLIKELQSLALDVKVLNENEQEIEIKDDDDDVTVTAKELDLDIAGEVEEPRGKGRRELPEPPEPEEEPVEDEGEEEEPQDEDVLALEEDLVGDPEEDEE from the coding sequence TTGCTGCATCCGGTCCGGGGTCACGCCGGCGCGCGCCACAGTTTCGCCAAACTGGTGGACGTGCTGGAACTGCCGAACCTCATCGAGGTCCAGCGCAGCTCGTACCAGTGGTTCCTCGATGAGGGCCTCCGGGAGACGTTCCAGGAGGTTTCGCCCATCCAGGACTTCACCGGCAATCTCATTTTGGAGTTTGTGGATTACAGCCTGGGTGAGCCCAAGTACTCGGTGGACGAGTGCAAGGAGCGCGACGTAACCTACGCGGCTCCGCTGCGCATCCGTGTACGCCTGCACAACAAGGAAACGGGCGAGGTGAAGGAGCAGGAGGTGTTCATGGGGGACTTTCCCCTCATGACGGACAAGGGCACCTTTATCATCAACGGGGCCGAGCGCGTGGTGGTGAGCCAGCTGGTGCGCTCGCCGGGCGCCTACTTCGCCCGCACCACAGAGCAGGGGAAGGAACTTTTCGGCGCCACCCTTATGCCGAACCGCGGTGCCTGGCTGGAGTTTGAGACGGACGCCGGCGACCTCATCGGGGTGCGGGTGGACCGCACGCGCAAGATTCCCGTCACGGTTCTTCTGCGTGCGCTGGGTTACAGCACCGACGGGCGCATCCTGGAACTTTTCGACGACGATGCCCGTATCCGGGCCACGCTGGAGCGCGACAACACCAAGTCCGAAGAGGAAGCCCTGGTGGAGATCTACAAGCGCCTGCGTCCGGGTGAGCCGCCCACGGTGGACAGCGCGCGGACGCTCCTCGAGAGCCTGTTCTTCGATCCCAAGCGTTACGACCTGGCCGCCGTCGGCCGTTACAAGCTCAATAAAAAGCTTAAACTAAACATCCCGCAGGATGTCCGGATTCTCACCCGGGAGGATATTGTGGCCACCATCCGTTACCTCCTGGCCCTGAAAGACGGCAAGGGGAAGACGGATGACATCGACCACCTGGGCAACCGCCGCCTGCGCTCGGTGGGTGAGCTGCTGCAGAACCAGTTCCGCATCGGGCTCGCCCGCATGGAGCGTGTGGTGCGCGAGCGTATGACCATTCAGGACGTGGACATCATTACCCCGCAGGCGCTCATCAACATCCGCCCGGTGGTGGCTTCCGTCAAGGAATTCTTCGGGAGCTCGCAGCTTTCCCAGTTCATGGACCAGACCAACCCCCTGGCGGAGCTCACCCACAAAAGGCGCCTTTCGGCCCTGGGGCCGGGCGGCCTTTCGCGCGAGCGCGCCGGTTTCGAGGTGCGCGATGTCCACTATTCCCACTACGGGCGCATGTGCCCCATTGAGACGCCGGAAGGTCCGAACATCGGCCTGATCGGTTCCCTTTCCACCTACGCCCGCATCAACCAGTACGGCTTCATTGAAACGCCGTACCGCAAGGTGGATAAAGAACGCGGCGTGGTGACGGACGAGGTCGTCTACCTGACCGCCGACGAAGAGGACGAGTATGTCATCGCCCAGGCCAACGAGCCCCTCACGCCGGACGGCCGCTTCGCCAACAGCAAGGTAACCGTACGCGACGGCGAGCTCATCATTGAGGTGCCGTCCGACCGGGTGGACCTGATGGACGTGTCCCCGAAGCAGCTCGTTTCCGTGGCCACGGCCCTCATCCCCTTCCTGGAGCACGACGACGCCAACCGCGCCCTCATGGGCTCCAACATGCAGCGCCAGGCGGTGCCGCTCTTGGTGCCGGAGTCCCCGTACGTAGGTACGGGTATGGAGGACAAAACGGCCTACGATTCCGGCGTGCTGGTTACGGCCCGCCGCGCCGGCGTGGTGGTCCGCGTGACGGCGGACGAGGTGGTGGTGCGCGCCGAGGACGGGACGCTCGACCGCTACCGCCTGCAGAAGTTCCTGCGCTCGAACCAGGGTACCTGCATCAACCAGCGGCCCATTGTTTTTAAGGGCGAGCGGGTCGAGGCGGGCACTGTTCTCGCCGATGGCCCGGCCACGGCGCAGGGGGAGCTCGCCCTGGGGCGCAACGTGCTCTGCGCCTTCATGCCCTGGGAAGGTTACAACTACGAGGACGCCATCCTTATCTCCGAGCGGCTGGTGAAAGACGACGTCTTCACTTCAATTCATATCGAAGAGTACGAGTGCGATGCCCGCGACACCAAGCTGGGACCGGAGGAGATTACGCGCGACATCCCCAACGTGGGCGAGGAAGCGCTGAAGGACCTGGATGAGCACGGCATCATCCGCACCGGCGCCGAGGTACGCCCGGGCGACATCCTGGTGGGTAAGGTCACCCCCAAGGGCGAAACGGAGCTCACCGCCGAGGAGCGGCTGCTCAGGGCCATCTTCGGCGAGAAGGCGCGCGAGGTGCGCGACACCTCGCTGCGCGTGCCCCACGGCGAGGCCGGCATCGTGGTGGACGTGAAGATCTTTTCGCGGGAAAACGGCGACGAGCTGGCGCCGGGGATCAATCAGCTGGTGCGCGTGTACATCGCCCAGAAGCGCAAGATCTCCGAGGGCGACAAGATGGCCGGCCGCCACGGCAACAAGGGCGTCATCGCCCGCATCTTGCCGGAGGAAGACATGCCGTTTTTGCCCGACGGCACACCGGTGCAGATCATCCTGAACCCCCTGGGCGTGCCCTCGCGTATGAACATCGGCCAGGTGCTGGAGACGCACCTGGGCTGGGCCGCCAACACCCTGGGCTTTAAGGTGGCCACCCCGGTGTTCGACGGCGCCCGCGAGGAGGAGATCATCGGATTCCTGAAGAAGGCCGGCCTGCCGGAGGACGGCAAGCTCGAACTGAGGGACGGGCGTACCGGCGAGCCGTTCGAAAACCGCATCACCGTGGGCTACGTCTACATGCTGAAGCTGGCCCACCTGGTGGACGACAAGATCCACGCCCGCTCCACCGGCCCCTACTCTCTGGTCACCCAGCAGCCCCTGGGCGGTAAGGCGCAGTTCGGCGGACAGCGCTTCGGCGAGATGGAGGTGTGGGCGCTGGAGGCCTACGGCGCCGCCTATACGCTGCAAGAGCTTCTTACGGTGAAGTCGGACGACGTGGTGGGCCGCGTGAAAACCTACGAAGCGGTGGTGAAGGGCGACAACGTCCCGGAGCCGGGCGTGCCGGAGTCCTTCAAGGTGCTCATTAAGGAGCTGCAGAGCCTGGCCCTGGACGTGAAGGTGCTCAACGAGAACGAACAGGAGATTGAGATTAAGGACGACGACGACGATGTCACGGTAACGGCCAAGGAGCTTGACCTGGACATCGCCGGCGAGGTGGAAGAGCCGCGGGGCAAAGGGCGACGCGAGCTGCCCGAGCCGCCGGAGCCGGAGGAGGAGCCGGTGGAGGATGAAGGCGAGGAAGAGGAACCGCAGGACGAAGACGTGCTGGCTCTGGAAGAAGACCTGGTGGGCGACCCCGAAGAGGACGAGGAATAA
- the fusA gene encoding elongation factor G, whose translation MPRQYSLQKTRNIGIMAHIDAGKTTTTERILFYTGRVHKIGEVDDGAATMDWMVQEQERGITITSAATTCFWKDHRINIIDTPGHVDFTVEVERSLRVLDGAVAVFCAKGGVEPQSETVWRQADHYHVPRVAYVNKMDIMGADFYRAVEMMRERLGANAVPIQLPIGKEADFRGVVDLIAEKAIIYVDDLGTQSEEVAVPADMVEDAKAWREKLLEAVAEVDDALMEKYLEGEQLTEEEIHAALRRGTISGSLVPVLCGSSYKNKGVQPLLDAIVAYLPAPTDIPEIRGVNPASGEEEDRPTSDDAPFSALAFKIMTDPYVGKLAFFRVYSGSLKSGSYVYNASRGKKERIGRILQMHANHRQEIDEVFTGDIAAAVGLRDTGTGDTLCDEAAPILLESMQFPEPVISVAIEPKTKADQDKLGVALGKLAEEDPTFRMHTDNETGQTIISGMGELHLEIIVDRLVREFHVEANVGQPQVAYKETITVPAKAQGRYVRQTGGRGQYGDVWLEVAPRERGAGFEFVSKIVGGVVPKEFIPAVEAGVREAAENGVLAGYPMVDVSVTLYDGSYHDVDSSEMAFKIAGSIGFKNAVQQAQPVLLEPMMQVQVLVPEEYMGDVIGDINSRRGHITNMEPRNGIQVIDAVVPLGEMFGYATDLRSRTQGRGNYTMQFSHYAEVPKNLAEKIIAKTRG comes from the coding sequence GTGCCAAGGCAATACTCGCTGCAGAAGACACGCAACATCGGCATCATGGCGCACATCGATGCCGGTAAAACCACCACCACCGAGCGGATCCTCTTCTACACGGGGAGAGTACACAAAATCGGCGAAGTGGATGACGGTGCCGCCACCATGGACTGGATGGTGCAGGAGCAGGAGCGCGGTATCACTATTACGTCGGCGGCCACCACGTGCTTTTGGAAGGACCACCGCATCAACATTATCGACACGCCCGGCCACGTTGATTTCACCGTAGAGGTGGAGCGCTCGCTGCGCGTACTGGACGGAGCAGTTGCCGTATTCTGTGCCAAGGGCGGTGTGGAACCCCAGTCCGAAACCGTGTGGCGCCAGGCGGACCACTACCACGTGCCGCGGGTTGCCTATGTCAACAAAATGGACATTATGGGGGCCGATTTTTACCGCGCGGTCGAGATGATGCGCGAGCGCCTGGGAGCGAACGCCGTACCGATCCAGCTTCCGATCGGCAAGGAGGCGGACTTCCGCGGCGTAGTGGACCTTATTGCCGAGAAGGCTATTATCTATGTGGATGATTTGGGAACCCAGAGCGAAGAGGTGGCTGTTCCCGCCGACATGGTGGAAGACGCCAAGGCCTGGCGCGAAAAGCTGCTGGAGGCCGTGGCGGAGGTGGATGACGCCCTCATGGAAAAGTACCTGGAGGGTGAGCAGCTTACGGAGGAGGAGATCCACGCGGCCCTGCGCCGGGGAACCATTTCCGGGAGCCTGGTACCGGTGCTGTGCGGTTCCTCCTATAAGAACAAGGGCGTGCAGCCGCTCCTCGACGCCATTGTGGCCTACCTGCCGGCACCGACGGATATTCCGGAGATCCGGGGGGTAAACCCGGCCAGCGGCGAGGAGGAAGACCGGCCCACGAGCGACGACGCGCCGTTCAGCGCGTTGGCCTTCAAGATTATGACCGACCCCTATGTCGGCAAGCTGGCCTTCTTCCGGGTGTACTCCGGCAGCCTCAAGTCCGGTTCCTACGTGTACAACGCCAGCCGCGGCAAAAAGGAGCGCATCGGCCGCATCCTGCAGATGCACGCCAATCACCGGCAGGAGATCGACGAGGTTTTCACCGGGGACATCGCGGCGGCGGTGGGCCTGAGGGACACCGGGACCGGGGATACGCTCTGCGATGAGGCGGCGCCCATTCTGCTCGAGTCCATGCAGTTCCCGGAGCCGGTGATCTCGGTGGCCATTGAGCCCAAGACCAAGGCCGACCAGGATAAGCTGGGTGTGGCGCTGGGCAAGCTGGCCGAGGAAGACCCCACCTTCCGCATGCACACGGATAACGAAACCGGGCAGACCATCATCTCCGGGATGGGCGAGCTGCACCTGGAGATCATCGTGGACCGCCTGGTGCGGGAGTTCCACGTGGAAGCGAACGTGGGCCAGCCGCAGGTGGCCTATAAAGAGACCATCACCGTCCCGGCCAAGGCCCAGGGCCGCTACGTGCGGCAGACGGGCGGCCGCGGCCAGTACGGCGATGTCTGGCTGGAGGTGGCCCCGCGCGAGCGCGGCGCCGGTTTCGAGTTCGTGTCCAAGATCGTGGGCGGCGTGGTGCCGAAGGAATTCATCCCGGCCGTGGAGGCGGGTGTGCGTGAAGCTGCCGAGAACGGTGTGCTGGCCGGCTACCCCATGGTGGACGTGAGCGTCACCCTCTACGACGGCTCGTACCACGATGTGGATTCCTCGGAAATGGCCTTCAAGATCGCCGGGTCCATCGGCTTCAAGAATGCCGTGCAGCAGGCGCAGCCGGTGCTCTTGGAGCCCATGATGCAGGTACAGGTGCTGGTGCCGGAGGAGTACATGGGCGATGTCATCGGCGACATCAACAGCCGGCGCGGGCACATCACTAATATGGAGCCGCGCAACGGCATTCAAGTGATCGATGCCGTGGTGCCCTTGGGCGAGATGTTCGGCTATGCCACCGACCTCCGTTCCCGCACCCAGGGCCGCGGCAACTACACCATGCAGTTCTCGCACTACGCTGAGGTTCCGAAGAACCTGGCGGAAAAGATAATCGCCAAGACCAGGGGCTGA
- the rpsL gene encoding 30S ribosomal protein S12: MPTVSQMIRQGRKKVQEKSAAPALQGSPQKRGVCTRVYTTTPKKPNSALRKVARVRLTNGTEVTSYIPGIGHNLQEHAVVLVRGGRVKDLPGVRYHIVRGTLDAAGVQDRRQGRSKYGAKRPKK, translated from the coding sequence ATGCCGACAGTCAGCCAGATGATCCGCCAGGGTCGCAAGAAGGTGCAGGAGAAGTCCGCCGCTCCCGCTCTGCAGGGTTCACCGCAGAAGCGCGGAGTCTGCACTCGCGTATACACAACCACGCCCAAAAAGCCGAATTCGGCCCTGCGCAAGGTGGCGCGTGTGCGCCTGACCAACGGTACGGAGGTAACCTCCTACATCCCCGGGATCGGGCACAACCTGCAGGAGCACGCCGTGGTGCTGGTGCGCGGCGGCCGTGTTAAGGACCTGCCGGGCGTAAGGTACCACATTGTCCGGGGGACGCTGGATGCCGCCGGCGTGCAGGACCGGCGCCAGGGCCGGTCGAAGTACGGCGCGAAGCGGCCGAAGAAGTAG
- the rpoC gene encoding DNA-directed RNA polymerase subunit beta' codes for MLDANNFDRIRIGLASPDQIRAWSRGEVKKPETINYRTLKPEREGLFCEKIFGPTKDWECHCGKYKRIRYKGIVCDRCGVEVTRAKVRRERMGHIELAAPVSHIWYFKGIPSRMGLILDMSPRALEKVLYFAAYVVVDPGDTPLVKKQILSESEYREARDKYGARFTALMGAEAIKMLLEEIDLEQLAAELRQELKDVSGQRKIRAIRRLEVVEAFRKSGNRPEWMILDVIPVIPPELRPMVQLDGGRFATSDLNDLYRRVINRNNRLKRLLELQAPDIIVRNEKRMLQEAVDALIDNGRRGRPVTGPGNRSLKSLSDMLKGKQGRFRQNLLGKRVDYSGRSVIVVGPNLKLHQCGLPKEMALELFKPFVMKKLVSEGYANNIKSAKRMVERVRDEVWDVLEEVIREHPVLLNRAPTLHRLGIQAFEPVLVEGRAIQIHPLVCSAYNADFDGDQMAVHVPLSAEAQAEARVLMLSAYNILSPANGKPLAVPTQDMVIGCYWLTSVKEDAKGAGRLFASVDEAQMAADAGYLSLQAPIKVRLDGKLTETTLGRVLFAQALPEDMRYHLNEVQDKKALGKIVAECYHRHGVETTVEMLDRIKALGYHYATRAGVTISVSDIEVPTDKKEILTEAEREVEEVESQYRHGLITAEERYQSVVDIWNGATEKVTQSMVRHLDRFNPVFMMANSGARGNIQQLRQLAGMRGLMADPSGRIIDLPIRSNFREGLTVLEYFISTHGARKGLADTALRTADSGYLTRRLVDVSQDLIVREEDCGTTDGLVVTDMMDGNEVIQSLYDRILGRVAVEDVVHPETGEVLVPAGEEIREDAAGAIVKAGIKAVKIRTVLTCASKLGVCAKCYGRSPATGRLVDMGEAVGIVAAQSIGEPGTQLTMRTFHTGGVAGDDITQGLPRVEELFEARRPKGQAIITEIDGTVHLGENRGRREATVVNEETGETRSYALPFGARLHIKDGDKVAAGDQLTEGPVNPHELLRIKGIEAVEQYLLQEVQRVYRFQGVEINDKHIEVIVRQMLRKVKVEDPGDTDLLLGSLVDVQEFEDANARVLEAGGEPATARPTLLGITKASLATESFLSAASFQETTRVLTEAAIKGKTDPLLGLKENVIIGKLIPAGTGMARYRSAKVEPVPSPAVPAAQELAGR; via the coding sequence TTGCTAGACGCCAACAACTTTGACCGCATCCGGATCGGGCTGGCCTCTCCGGACCAGATCCGCGCCTGGTCCCGGGGCGAGGTGAAAAAGCCGGAGACCATCAACTACCGGACCTTAAAGCCCGAACGGGAGGGCCTGTTCTGCGAGAAAATCTTCGGTCCGACCAAAGATTGGGAGTGTCACTGCGGCAAGTATAAACGGATTCGCTACAAGGGCATCGTCTGCGACCGCTGCGGCGTAGAGGTCACGCGGGCCAAGGTGCGGCGCGAGCGCATGGGCCACATCGAGCTGGCGGCGCCGGTGTCTCATATCTGGTACTTCAAGGGCATCCCGAGCCGCATGGGGCTCATCCTGGACATGTCGCCGCGGGCTCTGGAAAAGGTGCTCTACTTTGCGGCCTACGTGGTGGTGGATCCCGGGGATACCCCCCTGGTGAAAAAGCAGATCCTCTCCGAGAGCGAGTATCGCGAAGCGCGGGACAAGTACGGGGCGCGTTTTACCGCCCTCATGGGCGCAGAGGCCATCAAGATGCTGCTCGAGGAGATCGACCTGGAGCAGCTGGCGGCTGAACTGCGCCAGGAGCTGAAGGACGTAAGCGGCCAGCGCAAGATCCGCGCCATCCGCCGCCTGGAGGTGGTGGAGGCCTTCCGCAAGAGCGGCAACCGCCCCGAATGGATGATCCTGGATGTTATCCCGGTGATCCCGCCGGAGCTGCGCCCCATGGTGCAGCTCGACGGCGGCCGCTTCGCCACCTCGGACCTCAACGACCTCTACCGGCGGGTCATCAACCGCAACAACAGGTTGAAACGGCTGCTCGAGCTGCAGGCGCCGGATATCATCGTGCGCAACGAGAAACGCATGCTGCAGGAGGCGGTGGACGCCCTCATCGACAACGGGCGCCGCGGCCGCCCGGTGACCGGCCCCGGCAACCGGTCCTTGAAGTCCCTGAGCGACATGCTCAAGGGTAAGCAGGGGCGCTTCCGCCAGAACTTACTCGGCAAGCGCGTGGACTACTCAGGCCGTTCGGTGATCGTGGTGGGCCCGAACCTGAAGCTGCACCAGTGCGGCCTGCCCAAGGAGATGGCGCTGGAGCTCTTTAAGCCCTTCGTCATGAAGAAGCTGGTGAGCGAGGGCTACGCCAACAACATCAAGAGCGCCAAGCGCATGGTGGAGCGCGTCCGCGACGAGGTCTGGGACGTGCTGGAGGAGGTCATCCGGGAGCACCCGGTGCTCCTGAACCGCGCGCCTACCCTGCACCGCCTCGGCATCCAGGCCTTTGAGCCGGTGCTGGTGGAGGGCCGCGCCATCCAGATTCACCCCCTGGTCTGCTCGGCCTACAACGCCGACTTCGACGGCGACCAGATGGCGGTACACGTACCGCTTTCGGCCGAGGCCCAGGCGGAAGCGCGGGTGCTCATGCTCTCAGCTTACAACATCCTGTCCCCGGCCAACGGGAAGCCCCTGGCGGTGCCCACCCAGGATATGGTCATCGGCTGCTACTGGCTGACCAGCGTGAAGGAAGACGCCAAAGGCGCCGGCCGCCTGTTCGCCTCGGTGGACGAAGCCCAGATGGCCGCCGACGCCGGGTATCTTTCCCTGCAGGCGCCGATTAAGGTCCGCCTGGACGGCAAGCTCACGGAAACCACCCTGGGGCGCGTGCTCTTTGCCCAGGCGCTGCCGGAGGACATGCGCTACCACCTCAACGAGGTACAGGACAAAAAAGCCCTGGGCAAGATCGTGGCCGAGTGTTACCACCGCCACGGCGTCGAGACCACGGTGGAGATGCTGGACCGCATCAAAGCCCTGGGCTACCACTACGCCACCCGCGCCGGCGTCACCATCTCCGTGAGCGACATCGAGGTGCCCACGGACAAAAAGGAGATCCTGACGGAGGCGGAGCGCGAGGTGGAAGAGGTCGAAAGCCAGTACCGCCATGGCCTCATCACCGCCGAGGAGCGCTACCAGAGCGTGGTGGACATCTGGAACGGCGCCACGGAAAAGGTTACGCAATCCATGGTGCGCCATCTGGACAGGTTCAACCCGGTGTTCATGATGGCCAATTCCGGTGCCCGCGGTAACATCCAGCAGCTGCGGCAGCTGGCCGGCATGCGCGGCCTGATGGCCGACCCTTCCGGGCGCATCATCGACCTTCCCATCCGCTCCAACTTCCGCGAGGGCCTGACCGTACTGGAGTACTTCATCTCCACCCACGGCGCCCGCAAGGGCCTGGCGGACACGGCGCTTCGCACCGCCGACTCCGGTTACCTGACCCGCCGCCTGGTGGACGTCTCTCAGGATCTCATCGTCCGCGAGGAAGACTGCGGCACCACCGACGGCCTGGTGGTCACGGACATGATGGACGGCAACGAGGTCATCCAGTCCCTCTACGACCGCATCCTGGGGCGCGTGGCGGTTGAAGACGTGGTGCACCCGGAGACGGGCGAGGTCCTGGTGCCGGCCGGGGAGGAGATCCGCGAGGACGCCGCCGGTGCCATCGTCAAGGCGGGCATCAAGGCGGTGAAGATCCGCACCGTCCTCACCTGCGCCTCCAAGCTGGGTGTGTGCGCCAAGTGCTACGGCCGCAGCCCCGCCACCGGGCGCCTGGTGGATATGGGCGAGGCCGTGGGGATCGTGGCGGCGCAGTCCATCGGCGAGCCGGGCACGCAGCTTACCATGCGTACCTTCCACACCGGCGGCGTGGCCGGCGACGACATCACCCAGGGTCTGCCGCGCGTGGAAGAGCTGTTTGAAGCCCGGCGGCCGAAAGGCCAGGCCATCATCACCGAAATCGACGGCACGGTGCACCTGGGCGAGAACCGCGGCCGGCGTGAGGCCACGGTGGTCAATGAAGAGACCGGCGAGACCCGCTCCTACGCCCTCCCCTTCGGCGCGCGCCTGCATATCAAGGACGGCGACAAGGTGGCGGCGGGCGACCAGCTCACCGAAGGCCCGGTGAACCCCCACGAGCTGCTGCGCATCAAGGGCATCGAAGCCGTGGAGCAGTACCTCCTGCAGGAGGTGCAGCGGGTGTACCGCTTCCAGGGCGTGGAGATCAACGACAAGCACATCGAGGTTATCGTGCGCCAGATGCTCCGGAAGGTAAAGGTGGAGGACCCGGGGGATACAGACCTGCTTTTGGGGAGCCTGGTAGATGTGCAGGAGTTCGAGGACGCCAATGCCCGGGTGCTGGAAGCCGGCGGCGAACCGGCCACCGCGCGGCCCACGCTCCTCGGCATCACGAAGGCGTCCTTGGCCACCGAGTCATTCCTCTCGGCGGCTTCCTTCCAGGAAACCACCCGCGTGCTCACCGAAGCAGCCATTAAAGGAAAAACAGACCCGCTGCTGGGCCTGAAGGAGAACGTGATCATCGGCAAGCTCATCCCGGCCGGGACGGGCATGGCGCGCTACCGCAGCGCCAAGGTGGAACCGGTCCCGTCTCCGGCCGTGCCGGCGGCCCAGGAGCTGGCCGGGCGCTGA